Below is a window of Flavobacterium sp. CFS9 DNA.
GTATTTAAAACGGAGAAAGCAGAGATTAAAACCATCGTTAAAAATACTATCGCAACCGGTAATATTCAGCCTAATGAAGAGGTCCTAATCAAACCAAACATCTCAGGTATTATCGAAGAAGTGTATATCAAAGCGGGAGAGAAAATTAAAGCCGGCGATATGATTGCCAAAATCAGAGTTGTAGCCAATGTTTCTAACGTAAGCAGTACCCAGAATCAGGTACAGACTGCCAAAATAGCTTTAGACAATCAGGAAAAAATTTATCAAAGACAAAAAACATTGTTTGATAAAGACGTAATTTCAGCAAATGATTTTGATGCAGCGCAGTTGGCGTACAAACAAGCGAAACAAAATTATCTGGCAGCAAAGCAAAGTTTAGATATTGTTAAAACCGGAACAACAACATCACTTGGAAATTATGCCAACACTTTAATCCGTTCAACAGTAAACGGAATGGTACTGGCAGTTCCTGTTAAAGTAGGAAATCAGGTTATTGAGAGTAACAATTTTAATGAAGGAACTACTATTGCCAGCGTAGCAGATGTGGGAAGGATGATTTTTATTGGAAAAATTGATGAATCTGAAGTAGGGAAAATCAAAGAAAAAATGCCAATTGAAATCACTGTTGGGGCGATCGAGAATAAAAAGTTTGAAGCTGCTCTGACCGATATTGCGCCTAAAGGAGTTGTAGAAAACGGAGCAATTCAGTTTGAAATTAAAGCAGCTTTGGTAAATAGAGATGCTACATTTATCA
It encodes the following:
- a CDS encoding efflux RND transporter periplasmic adaptor subunit, which codes for MKKGVTVTILIFIAIVFFGALYYLYAKNQESPIVFKTEKAEIKTIVKNTIATGNIQPNEEVLIKPNISGIIEEVYIKAGEKIKAGDMIAKIRVVANVSNVSSTQNQVQTAKIALDNQEKIYQRQKTLFDKDVISANDFDAAQLAYKQAKQNYLAAKQSLDIVKTGTTTSLGNYANTLIRSTVNGMVLAVPVKVGNQVIESNNFNEGTTIASVADVGRMIFIGKIDESEVGKIKEKMPIEITVGAIENKKFEAALTDIAPKGVVENGAIQFEIKAALVNRDATFIRAGLSANASIILEKADKVLAIKESLVQFDKKTQKPYVEIETNPQKFQRKDLVLGVSDGIYVQVKSGIKASDKIKIWNQGLISEGEKK